One Curtobacterium herbarum genomic window carries:
- a CDS encoding DUF58 domain-containing protein encodes MTDRRPADTRSRRPVATRSRRASAPERTGTVAGLTNVRTRLVGDREDVAADAVVGVVRAWRSIGRLASRARDEVASVVTSLGWTAVVLTVVAFVAGYRFGLREVVVVGWAGAVLVVVAAVALLGRSRLRIRMSPPQHRVVVGDEAGVTITAENPTRLPTVPTTVEVPVGTGLVDVTIPALAPRSTSEQHVAVPTVRRGVLDVGPVTGVRADPVGLVRREVVWTAREQVIVHPRTIAIPSTSTGLVRDLEGQATTDLSPADIAFHAIREYMPGDDPRTIHWRSTAKTGAFMVRQFEDTRRSHLVVALGIARAEFADDDEFELAVSVAASLGARAVRDGREVTVVVSERTPEFAKRAVRAVHPMPTVTPTRLLDAFARVGLADACLPVAEVARIVGRDTPGISVAFLVVGSSVTVPALRLAASRFPVGVAVVAVVCEPEAVPRSVRVGGLTVMTVGYLEDLRHALQRSVTA; translated from the coding sequence GTGACGGACCGCCGTCCCGCCGACACCCGTTCCCGGCGTCCCGTCGCGACGCGGTCGCGTCGCGCGTCCGCACCGGAGCGCACCGGGACGGTCGCCGGCCTCACCAACGTCCGGACCCGGCTCGTCGGTGACCGCGAGGACGTCGCCGCCGACGCGGTGGTCGGCGTGGTCCGTGCCTGGCGATCGATCGGGAGGCTCGCCAGCCGTGCCCGGGACGAGGTCGCGTCCGTCGTGACGAGCCTCGGTTGGACCGCCGTCGTCCTGACGGTCGTCGCGTTCGTCGCGGGGTACCGCTTCGGACTGCGGGAGGTCGTCGTCGTCGGGTGGGCGGGAGCGGTCCTCGTCGTGGTGGCGGCGGTCGCGCTCCTCGGCCGGTCCCGGCTCCGCATCCGGATGTCCCCGCCGCAGCACCGGGTGGTGGTCGGTGACGAGGCGGGCGTGACCATCACCGCGGAGAACCCCACGCGCCTCCCGACCGTCCCGACGACGGTGGAGGTGCCGGTAGGCACCGGACTCGTGGACGTGACGATCCCCGCACTGGCGCCCCGGAGCACGTCGGAACAGCACGTCGCCGTGCCGACCGTCCGCCGCGGTGTCCTCGACGTCGGACCAGTGACGGGCGTCCGTGCCGACCCCGTCGGCCTGGTCCGCCGGGAGGTCGTGTGGACCGCGCGCGAGCAGGTCATCGTGCACCCGCGGACGATCGCGATCCCGTCGACGAGCACCGGGCTGGTCCGGGACCTCGAGGGGCAGGCGACCACCGACCTCTCACCGGCCGACATCGCCTTCCACGCGATCCGCGAGTACATGCCGGGCGACGACCCGCGCACCATCCACTGGCGGTCGACGGCGAAGACCGGCGCGTTCATGGTGCGGCAGTTCGAGGACACCCGGCGTTCGCACCTGGTCGTCGCGCTCGGGATCGCCCGCGCCGAGTTCGCCGACGACGACGAGTTCGAGCTGGCGGTCAGCGTCGCCGCGTCGCTCGGTGCTCGCGCGGTCCGCGACGGTCGCGAGGTCACGGTCGTGGTGTCGGAGCGGACGCCCGAGTTCGCGAAGCGCGCCGTCCGCGCCGTGCACCCGATGCCGACCGTCACGCCGACCCGGTTGCTCGACGCCTTCGCCCGGGTCGGGCTTGCCGACGCCTGCCTACCGGTCGCCGAGGTCGCGCGCATCGTCGGGCGGGACACCCCCGGGATCTCCGTCGCGTTCCTGGTCGTCGGTTCGTCCGTCACGGTGCCGGCCCTGCGTCTCGCGGCCTCCCGGTTCCCGGTCGGGGTCGCGGTCGTCGCGGTCGTCTGCGAACCGGAGGCCGTACCCCGGTCCGTCCGGGTCGGCGGGCTGACGGTCATGACGGTGGGGTACCTCGAGGACCTCCGGCACGCCCTGCAGCGGTCGGTCACGGCATGA
- a CDS encoding zinc-ribbon domain-containing protein, giving the protein MIRCEHCGSALPDGAIFCGECGRAVTTSAARRTAPVEAVDRTTPPPLQQPDAHGRAPETADDAWLPESTLDPATRAWLTGADRSRPAAGPDTQDLTPRSAPTHVHGAGTGLGDWTGRPAAGQTPAEPTLDPEAFPAEDVAPQDDPEVQRTAAWAPAEPRSAEPWSAESAARAQPAESAAPPVWEPQSTPAAPPAGPSWWIGRAPSAAVTDASAPTDDDAPARGADDVDDAPRPGDTAAFQPIAERRAPRPAPLVAPGSQSATCHVCGHALEPDDIFCEECGSVRPAVTAAFTGPVMPLPLTRPDWAADEEALRSAVSDAHQLTDDDAGADGLGADRSGGDTPLADEPSDDEPVDQDGADGPDGPDGADGSDESAADERASDERATDERPSDQRPSDDAAAGAPAADDAAGASVSDAPATDAAPDGGPERDDRDEAAVDREARTPSAAPLPPVSPALPETPKAAPLPPVHRADEDADTSSAEDEDEDVEATRIVSKTAEPAPFLLHFSTGERLGVRGSALLGRLPRPEVGERFDDLLTIRDPGKSVSKTHLELGRDGNDLWVSDRHSGNGTVIRHIDGSIRRCEPGHRYRVERGARVDVGEQFFLLQ; this is encoded by the coding sequence GTGATCAGATGCGAACACTGCGGATCGGCGCTCCCCGACGGAGCGATCTTCTGCGGTGAGTGCGGACGAGCCGTCACGACCTCGGCAGCTCGCCGCACTGCACCCGTCGAAGCCGTCGACCGGACGACCCCGCCGCCGCTGCAGCAGCCGGACGCGCACGGCCGCGCGCCGGAGACCGCTGACGACGCGTGGCTCCCCGAGTCCACGCTCGACCCCGCGACCCGGGCCTGGCTGACCGGCGCCGACCGCAGCCGTCCCGCTGCCGGACCGGACACCCAGGACCTGACCCCGCGCAGCGCGCCCACCCACGTCCACGGGGCCGGCACCGGTCTGGGCGACTGGACCGGACGCCCGGCCGCGGGCCAGACGCCGGCCGAGCCGACGCTCGACCCGGAGGCCTTCCCCGCCGAGGACGTGGCACCGCAGGACGACCCGGAGGTCCAGCGCACCGCCGCCTGGGCGCCCGCCGAACCCCGGTCCGCCGAACCCTGGTCCGCCGAGTCCGCCGCCCGAGCCCAGCCCGCCGAGTCCGCCGCCCCGCCGGTCTGGGAGCCGCAGTCGACACCGGCAGCGCCGCCGGCCGGTCCGTCCTGGTGGATTGGCCGCGCCCCCTCGGCAGCCGTCACCGACGCGTCCGCTCCCACCGACGACGACGCCCCGGCCCGTGGTGCCGACGACGTCGACGACGCCCCCCGCCCCGGCGACACCGCCGCGTTCCAGCCCATCGCCGAACGACGTGCTCCCCGTCCGGCGCCGCTCGTGGCACCGGGCAGTCAGAGTGCGACTTGCCACGTCTGCGGGCACGCGCTCGAACCCGATGACATCTTCTGCGAGGAGTGCGGTTCGGTCCGGCCCGCCGTCACCGCGGCCTTCACGGGTCCCGTGATGCCGTTGCCGCTCACCCGGCCCGACTGGGCGGCCGACGAAGAGGCCCTGCGCAGTGCTGTCTCGGACGCGCACCAGCTGACCGACGACGACGCGGGTGCGGACGGCCTCGGAGCCGACCGTTCCGGCGGCGACACACCGCTCGCGGACGAGCCGTCGGACGACGAGCCCGTCGACCAGGACGGAGCAGACGGACCAGACGGACCAGACGGAGCAGACGGATCTGACGAGTCCGCCGCCGACGAGCGTGCATCCGACGAGCGCGCAACCGACGAGCGCCCGTCCGACCAGCGCCCGTCCGACGACGCTGCGGCCGGAGCGCCTGCGGCCGATGACGCCGCCGGCGCGTCCGTTTCTGACGCGCCGGCGACGGATGCCGCACCGGACGGCGGGCCGGAGCGGGACGACCGAGACGAGGCCGCGGTCGACCGGGAGGCGCGCACCCCTTCCGCCGCGCCGCTCCCGCCCGTCTCGCCGGCGCTCCCGGAGACCCCGAAGGCCGCTCCGCTGCCGCCGGTCCACCGCGCCGACGAGGACGCCGACACCTCGTCCGCCGAGGACGAGGACGAGGACGTCGAAGCGACCCGCATCGTGTCGAAGACCGCCGAGCCCGCGCCGTTTCTGCTGCACTTCAGCACGGGCGAGCGGCTCGGTGTCCGTGGTTCCGCGCTGCTCGGGCGGCTGCCACGCCCGGAGGTCGGCGAACGGTTCGACGACCTGCTGACCATCCGCGACCCCGGCAAGTCCGTCTCCAAGACCCACCTGGAACTCGGGCGCGACGGCAACGACCTCTGGGTGTCGGACCGTCACTCGGGCAACGGCACGGTCATCCGGCACATCGACGGGTCGATCCGCCGGTGCGAGCCGGGTCACCGGTACCGGGTGGAGCGCGGTGCTCGTGTCGACGTGGGGGAGCAGTTCTTCCTGCTGCAGTGA
- a CDS encoding DUF3488 and transglutaminase-like domain-containing protein: MSPLRLVVATLAVWLLVALASVAWWPIHRDAAMVTAGATAVVVGSVVALLGAGLRLPAAVVSIATVVGFVVTGVPAAVPGAADGPLPTVPGLVDLVGGVALGWRQLLTISLPVGSYEALLVPYFVSVLLVTVVGVSVATRASRPELASLPALALFVTGTVFGPTRLETSVWLGVLLAGVALVWALTARHLRRAATVAATTGTRVPIVRAVVRPALVGTATIAAAAVVATGLGLVAPPSGARTVARSDVVKPFDPRDQVSPLSGFRGYEESGRADQPQLTVAGLPAGGFVRIATLDTYDGVVYRVGGPDGASASGSFERVPTAVDTRDVRGTTVRVAVTVDGYRGVWLPTVGDLTSVAFRGPDADRERTAFFLNRSTGTAALVDGVTDRTRYTLSAVVPDQPTEDELADARPGDAVVPTPRAVPAAVQDAVRADTDADTSDGAQLLAALRALQRNGYVSHGVGDDRPSRSGHGADRITQLLTAVPMVGDQEQYAVAAALMAREIGFPARVVMGFTPGGDAGTQDADSGTSGGRTTFRGSDVTARIEVDTAQWGWVLLDPNPVVREIPDESDQTPQPVTRPETVVPPPPAQQLDQDQQTPPQADRDTPPKQQLWLQVLLAVLPWALGVLGLLALVLLPIATVVLAKRLRRRRRRRAPEARTRVVGAWDEYRDALLDGGHDVDRSATRREVGAAAPDDAGAAIAADADAAVFGPDDVDDVAADRTWAAVDAAVAALRAGRDRRARFRAATSLRSFRSGGRSLL; this comes from the coding sequence GTGTCGCCGCTGCGTCTCGTCGTCGCCACGCTCGCCGTCTGGCTCCTCGTGGCGCTCGCGAGCGTGGCGTGGTGGCCGATCCACCGCGATGCCGCCATGGTGACCGCGGGGGCGACCGCGGTGGTCGTCGGCTCGGTGGTGGCGCTCCTGGGCGCCGGGTTGCGCCTCCCGGCCGCGGTCGTGTCGATCGCGACGGTCGTTGGCTTCGTGGTCACGGGCGTCCCCGCCGCCGTGCCGGGCGCGGCGGACGGCCCGCTGCCGACGGTGCCCGGACTGGTCGACCTCGTCGGCGGCGTCGCGCTGGGGTGGCGGCAGCTCCTGACCATCAGCCTGCCGGTCGGGTCGTACGAGGCGCTGCTCGTGCCGTACTTCGTGTCGGTGCTCCTCGTGACGGTCGTCGGCGTGAGCGTCGCGACCCGCGCCTCCCGTCCGGAGCTCGCCAGCCTGCCCGCGCTGGCGCTCTTCGTGACCGGGACCGTCTTCGGTCCGACGCGGCTGGAGACGTCGGTGTGGCTCGGGGTCCTGCTCGCCGGGGTCGCGCTCGTGTGGGCGCTGACCGCCCGGCACCTGCGTCGTGCGGCGACGGTCGCGGCGACCACCGGCACCCGCGTGCCGATCGTGCGGGCCGTGGTCCGGCCGGCGCTGGTCGGCACGGCGACGATCGCGGCGGCGGCGGTCGTGGCCACCGGACTCGGGCTCGTCGCGCCCCCGTCCGGTGCCCGCACGGTCGCGCGCTCCGACGTCGTGAAGCCGTTCGACCCGCGCGACCAGGTCAGCCCGCTGAGCGGGTTCCGCGGCTACGAGGAGTCCGGTCGGGCCGATCAACCACAGCTCACCGTCGCCGGACTGCCGGCCGGTGGGTTCGTCCGGATCGCGACCCTCGACACCTACGACGGTGTCGTCTACCGCGTGGGCGGCCCGGACGGCGCATCGGCATCCGGGTCGTTCGAGCGCGTCCCGACCGCGGTCGACACCCGCGACGTCCGGGGGACCACCGTCCGCGTCGCGGTGACCGTCGACGGCTACCGGGGCGTCTGGTTGCCCACGGTCGGCGACCTGACCTCGGTCGCGTTCCGTGGCCCGGACGCCGATCGTGAGCGGACCGCGTTCTTCCTCAACCGGTCGACCGGCACCGCCGCCCTCGTCGACGGGGTGACCGACCGGACGCGGTACACGCTCTCCGCGGTGGTCCCCGACCAGCCCACCGAGGACGAGCTGGCGGACGCCCGACCGGGCGACGCCGTGGTGCCGACGCCACGGGCCGTCCCCGCTGCCGTGCAGGACGCCGTCCGTGCCGACACCGACGCGGACACCAGCGACGGCGCGCAGTTGCTCGCCGCCCTGCGGGCACTGCAGCGCAACGGGTACGTCAGCCACGGTGTCGGTGACGACCGTCCGAGCCGGAGCGGCCACGGCGCGGACCGGATCACGCAGCTCCTCACCGCTGTCCCGATGGTGGGGGACCAGGAGCAGTACGCCGTCGCCGCCGCCCTGATGGCCCGGGAGATCGGCTTCCCCGCACGGGTCGTCATGGGGTTCACACCCGGCGGCGACGCGGGGACGCAGGACGCCGACAGCGGGACGTCGGGCGGACGGACCACCTTCCGTGGCTCGGACGTCACGGCCCGGATCGAGGTCGACACGGCGCAGTGGGGGTGGGTCCTGCTCGACCCGAACCCGGTCGTCCGGGAGATCCCGGACGAGTCCGACCAGACGCCGCAACCGGTGACGCGGCCGGAGACCGTGGTGCCGCCGCCCCCGGCGCAGCAGCTCGACCAGGACCAGCAGACACCGCCGCAGGCCGACCGGGACACCCCGCCGAAGCAGCAACTGTGGCTGCAGGTCCTGCTCGCGGTGCTGCCGTGGGCGCTCGGGGTCCTCGGGCTGCTGGCGCTCGTGCTGCTCCCCATCGCCACCGTCGTGCTGGCGAAGCGTCTGCGGCGCCGACGGCGGAGACGGGCACCGGAGGCGCGGACCCGCGTGGTCGGCGCGTGGGACGAGTACCGGGACGCACTGCTCGACGGCGGACACGACGTCGACCGGTCGGCGACCCGTCGGGAGGTCGGCGCAGCCGCTCCCGACGACGCCGGTGCCGCGATCGCCGCCGACGCCGACGCGGCCGTCTTCGGCCCGGACGACGTCGACGACGTCGCGGCCGACCGGACCTGGGCGGCGGTGGACGCAGCCGTCGCCGCACTGCGCGCCGGACGAGACCGACGCGCACGGTTCCGCGCGGCGACCTCGTTGCGGTCGTTCCGGAGCGGCGGGCGGAGTCTGCTCTGA
- a CDS encoding asparaginase, which yields MSAAPTTDRHPLTVDGSVELAVLDRSGFDESRHVGAGVVVAADGTVLDAVGDATASIYPRSTMKPFQALAIRRAGALFAGDELVMTTASHAGTPSHQSLALRMLERFDHVEDDLGCPPDLPFDRETARGMDGPRRLAMNCSGKHAGMLAACRVHGWDAATYLDIDHPLQRAVRSTVEDATGEVVDVVGTDGCGAPVFPLTLTGLARGIAGVVARADDDTAALTDAVLANAWAIDGVGRANTVTIERLGVLAKLGAEGVMVMGVPQGPAVAVKVLDGSLRAGTLAALTLLVRNGLVEAAAADEVLAATGERVLGGGVPVGAVRAGSGLR from the coding sequence ATGAGCGCGGCCCCCACCACCGACCGTCATCCTCTCACCGTCGACGGGTCCGTCGAGCTGGCGGTCCTCGACCGTTCCGGCTTCGACGAGAGTCGACACGTCGGCGCCGGCGTGGTCGTCGCCGCGGACGGCACCGTCCTCGACGCGGTCGGCGACGCCACCGCGAGCATCTACCCCCGTTCGACGATGAAGCCGTTCCAGGCGCTGGCGATCCGCCGTGCGGGGGCGCTCTTCGCCGGGGACGAGCTCGTCATGACGACCGCCAGTCACGCCGGCACCCCGTCCCACCAGTCGTTGGCGCTGCGCATGCTCGAACGCTTCGACCACGTCGAGGACGACCTGGGCTGCCCGCCGGACCTGCCCTTCGACCGCGAGACCGCGCGCGGCATGGACGGCCCGCGTCGGCTGGCGATGAACTGCTCCGGCAAGCACGCCGGGATGCTCGCCGCCTGCCGCGTCCACGGATGGGACGCGGCGACGTACCTGGACATCGACCACCCGCTCCAGCGCGCGGTCCGCAGCACCGTCGAGGACGCGACCGGCGAGGTCGTCGACGTCGTCGGCACCGACGGGTGTGGTGCGCCGGTGTTCCCGCTCACGCTCACCGGCCTGGCACGCGGCATCGCCGGGGTGGTGGCCCGGGCGGACGACGACACCGCTGCGTTGACGGACGCCGTCCTGGCGAACGCGTGGGCGATCGACGGCGTGGGCCGGGCGAACACCGTGACGATCGAACGGCTCGGCGTCCTGGCCAAGCTCGGCGCCGAGGGCGTCATGGTGATGGGCGTGCCGCAGGGGCCCGCCGTCGCCGTCAAGGTGCTGGACGGGTCGCTCCGTGCCGGGACCCTGGCCGCGCTGACGCTCCTCGTGCGCAACGGGCTCGTCGAGGCCGCGGCAGCGGACGAGGTCCTCGCAGCGACCGGCGAGCGCGTGCTCGGCGGCGGTGTCCCCGTCGGCGCGGTCCGGGCCGGCTCCGGCCTGCGCTGA
- a CDS encoding AAA family ATPase, whose product MSMTPEQATWFADVAGRIVTNVEQVLLGKTFVIRLAVTAMLSEGHLLLEDVPGTGKTSLARALAQSVQGSTSRIQFTPDLLPGDITGISVYDQRAQEFEFHRGPVFANIVLADEINRASPKTQSALLEAMEESAVTVDGVTHRLAQPFMVVATQNPIEQAGTYRLPEAQLDRFLMKTSIGYPDHAATVRILATSAAPSAAVPVASVVPAATVTEMAALARTVHVDPVIADYVARLVDGTRAADEVRLGVSVRGAMGLMRASRVLAAVSGRHYVTPDDVKALAEPVLAHRMVLDPEAEFDGVTTSSVVAQLLVETPPPADRVPR is encoded by the coding sequence ATGAGCATGACCCCGGAGCAGGCCACCTGGTTCGCCGACGTCGCCGGCCGCATCGTGACCAACGTCGAGCAGGTGCTCCTCGGGAAGACGTTCGTGATCCGCCTCGCCGTCACCGCGATGCTCAGCGAAGGGCACCTGCTGCTCGAGGACGTCCCCGGCACCGGCAAGACCAGCCTGGCGCGCGCCCTCGCCCAGAGCGTGCAGGGCTCGACGAGCCGGATCCAGTTCACCCCGGACCTGCTGCCCGGCGACATCACCGGCATCAGCGTGTACGACCAGCGTGCGCAGGAGTTCGAGTTCCACCGCGGTCCGGTGTTCGCCAACATCGTCCTGGCCGACGAGATCAACCGCGCGAGCCCGAAGACCCAGTCCGCGCTGCTCGAGGCGATGGAGGAGTCGGCCGTGACCGTCGACGGCGTCACCCACCGGTTGGCGCAGCCGTTCATGGTGGTCGCCACGCAGAACCCGATCGAACAGGCCGGGACGTACCGTCTGCCCGAGGCGCAGCTCGACCGCTTCCTCATGAAGACCTCGATCGGCTACCCGGACCACGCGGCGACGGTGCGGATCCTCGCGACCTCCGCCGCTCCGTCCGCCGCCGTCCCCGTCGCGAGCGTCGTCCCCGCCGCGACCGTCACCGAGATGGCCGCACTCGCCCGCACCGTGCACGTCGACCCCGTGATCGCCGACTACGTCGCGCGTCTCGTGGACGGCACCCGTGCCGCGGACGAGGTCCGGCTCGGTGTCAGCGTCCGCGGCGCGATGGGTCTGATGCGCGCCAGCCGCGTGCTCGCGGCCGTCAGCGGACGGCACTACGTCACGCCGGACGACGTGAAGGCCCTGGCAGAGCCGGTCCTCGCACACCGCATGGTGCTCGATCCGGAGGCCGAGTTCGACGGCGTCACCACGTCGAGCGTGGTCGCCCAGCTGCTCGTCGAGACGCCACCGCCGGCCGACCGGGTCCCGCGGTGA
- a CDS encoding OsmC family protein: MTDHSYEVSVRWTGDRGTGTSGYRDYGRDHVVSAAGKPDVLGSADPTFRGDRDRWNPEEMVLGALSQCHMLSYLYVASTLGITVVDYQDRATASLDVHRDGSGELTGVLLRPVVTITEPDRVDDARTAHAEANRLCFIARSVAFPVHHEAEITVLGADASAGAAG; encoded by the coding sequence ATGACCGACCACTCGTACGAGGTGTCCGTGCGCTGGACCGGCGACCGGGGGACCGGCACGAGCGGCTACCGCGACTACGGCCGCGACCACGTGGTCAGCGCGGCGGGCAAACCCGACGTCCTCGGCAGCGCCGACCCGACCTTCCGGGGCGACCGTGACCGGTGGAACCCGGAGGAGATGGTCCTGGGGGCACTGAGCCAGTGCCACATGCTCAGCTACCTGTACGTCGCGTCGACCCTCGGCATCACGGTCGTCGACTACCAGGACCGAGCCACCGCGAGCCTCGACGTGCACCGGGACGGCTCCGGTGAGCTGACGGGTGTCCTCCTCCGACCCGTCGTGACGATCACGGAGCCGGACCGCGTCGACGATGCCCGAACCGCGCACGCCGAGGCGAACCGCCTGTGCTTCATCGCCCGCTCGGTCGCGTTCCCGGTCCACCACGAGGCTGAGATCACGGTCCTCGGAGCGGACGCATCGGCAGGTGCGGCAGGATGA
- a CDS encoding FKBP-type peptidyl-prolyl cis-trans isomerase: MKRLRLLPLALVPAVILGLAACSGSGSSDPSASATSAPSSTPTPITSCPKPGTASDSVQATGAVGGSAAPKVTFDKGLKSDPPQATRLVKGSGASLSKGDFVQVAYTAYSGKDAKNLVTVGFDQGNPQVLSVGGTGFGAILSCAKVGDRVAVVGQAAALGFNTSGSIVVVADVVEQTPTKATGTPKDQDPKLPTVKDGAKGEPTITIPDTAAPTKTTAEVIKQGDGETIKDGDTALVQYKGVAYKGGKEFDSSWSKGSPTTFTISNSGLIPGFVKGLVGQKIGSQVMIVVTPEDGYGATPPEGSGIPANATLVFVVDLLAKG, from the coding sequence GTGAAGCGTCTCCGTCTGCTCCCCCTCGCCCTCGTGCCCGCCGTGATCCTCGGCCTCGCGGCCTGCTCCGGTTCCGGCTCGTCGGACCCCTCGGCCTCAGCCACCTCCGCCCCGAGTTCGACCCCGACGCCGATCACCTCGTGCCCGAAGCCCGGTACGGCCTCGGACTCCGTGCAGGCCACCGGCGCGGTCGGCGGTTCGGCAGCGCCGAAGGTCACGTTCGACAAGGGCCTGAAGTCCGACCCGCCGCAGGCCACCCGCCTCGTGAAGGGCTCGGGCGCGTCCCTGTCGAAGGGTGACTTCGTGCAGGTCGCGTACACCGCCTACAGCGGGAAGGACGCCAAGAACCTCGTCACGGTCGGGTTCGACCAGGGCAACCCGCAGGTCCTCTCCGTCGGCGGCACCGGCTTCGGCGCCATCCTGTCGTGCGCGAAGGTCGGCGACCGCGTGGCCGTGGTCGGTCAGGCCGCGGCACTCGGCTTCAACACGAGCGGCTCCATCGTCGTCGTGGCGGACGTGGTCGAGCAGACCCCGACCAAGGCGACCGGTACGCCGAAGGACCAGGACCCGAAGCTGCCGACCGTCAAGGACGGCGCGAAGGGCGAGCCGACGATCACGATCCCCGACACGGCCGCGCCGACGAAGACCACCGCCGAGGTCATCAAGCAGGGCGACGGCGAGACGATCAAGGACGGCGACACCGCGCTGGTCCAGTACAAGGGCGTCGCGTACAAGGGCGGCAAGGAGTTCGACTCCTCGTGGTCGAAGGGCTCCCCGACCACGTTCACCATCTCGAACAGCGGTCTGATCCCCGGCTTCGTCAAGGGCCTGGTCGGCCAGAAGATCGGCTCCCAGGTGATGATCGTCGTCACCCCGGAGGACGGCTACGGCGCCACCCCGCCCGAGGGCTCGGGCATCCCGGCCAACGCCACCCTGGTGTTCGTGGTCGACCTGCTCGCCAAGGGCTGA
- a CDS encoding 1-deoxy-D-xylulose-5-phosphate reductoisomerase, giving the protein MSPSTARRRVVLLGSTGSIGTQALDVIERNPDRFEVVGLTAGSNADALAEQAARFGVRETALGSTDAERLVRSVQADVVLNGITGSVGLGPTLAVLETGATLALANKESLIVGGPLVQAAAAPGQIVPVDSEHSAIAQALRSGSDTEVGRLVLTASGGPFRGRTRAELVDVTPAEALAHPTWDMGLVVTTNSATLVNKGLEVIEAHLLFGVPYDRIDVTVHAQSIVHSMVEFVDGSTIAQASPPDMRLPIALGMAWPDRVPHVGVPLDWTTASTWTFEPLDTQAFGAVDLAKRVGVLGSTFPAVFNAANEQAVAAFHAGAIGFLDIVDTVARVVDEHTAGESSLDGVLAAERWARQTADRFLSRTA; this is encoded by the coding sequence ATGAGCCCCAGCACCGCCCGCCGCCGCGTCGTCCTCCTCGGCAGCACCGGGTCGATCGGCACCCAGGCGCTCGACGTCATCGAGCGGAACCCCGACCGCTTCGAGGTCGTCGGCCTGACCGCCGGCAGCAACGCGGACGCCCTCGCCGAGCAGGCCGCCCGGTTCGGTGTCCGTGAGACCGCCCTCGGATCCACCGACGCCGAACGCCTGGTCCGCAGCGTCCAGGCGGACGTCGTCCTCAACGGCATCACCGGTTCCGTCGGCCTCGGCCCGACCCTCGCGGTCCTCGAGACCGGTGCGACGCTGGCGCTGGCGAACAAGGAGAGCCTGATCGTCGGCGGTCCGCTCGTGCAGGCCGCGGCCGCTCCCGGGCAGATCGTGCCGGTGGACAGCGAGCACTCCGCGATCGCGCAGGCCCTCCGGTCCGGCAGCGACACCGAGGTCGGGCGGCTGGTCCTGACCGCCAGCGGTGGCCCGTTCCGCGGCCGCACCCGTGCCGAGCTCGTCGACGTCACTCCCGCCGAGGCGCTGGCACACCCGACGTGGGACATGGGCCTGGTGGTCACGACGAACTCCGCCACGCTCGTCAACAAGGGACTCGAGGTCATCGAGGCGCACCTGCTGTTCGGCGTCCCCTACGACCGCATCGACGTCACGGTGCACGCGCAGTCGATCGTGCACTCGATGGTCGAGTTCGTCGACGGCTCTACGATCGCGCAGGCGTCGCCGCCGGACATGCGACTGCCGATCGCACTCGGGATGGCGTGGCCGGACCGCGTGCCGCACGTCGGTGTCCCGCTCGACTGGACGACCGCGAGCACCTGGACGTTCGAACCGCTCGACACGCAGGCCTTCGGCGCCGTCGACCTCGCCAAGCGCGTCGGCGTCCTCGGCAGCACGTTCCCGGCGGTCTTCAACGCTGCCAACGAGCAGGCCGTCGCCGCCTTCCACGCGGGTGCGATCGGCTTCCTCGACATCGTCGACACGGTGGCGCGGGTCGTCGACGAGCACACCGCGGGGGAGTCGTCGCTCGACGGGGTCCTCGCCGCGGAGCGGTGGGCGCGGCAGACCGCGGACCGCTTCCTGTCGCGCACGGCGTGA